Proteins co-encoded in one Natronorubrum daqingense genomic window:
- the serS gene encoding serine--tRNA ligase: MLDRTYLRENPQEVRDALEARGADVDLDDLLEIDERWRELKARGDELRHERNQVTQRIGELVADGKQDEKDEAISQSKELKAEIEDVEDEATELREELDERMLEVPQLPHESVPKGVDERHNVEDRRWGFENLRVDADEITPHYELGEDLDIIDEARGAKTTGSGFYFLKGDGARLEHALVQFMMDVHREQDYVDLFPPIPVSSESMRGTGQLPKFADDAYRLGGSNEEDYDDDDLWLCPTAEVPVTNMYSEEILLTDDLPLKHQAYTPNFRREAGEHGTETRGIVRVHQFNKVELVNFVEPEESHDRLEGLLSEAEEVLRRLELPYRILELCTGDLTFASAKTYDIEIWAPGDDMDDGPEEGGRWLEVSSASNFEDFQARRAGLRYRPERHESAEYLHTLNASGLALPRVMVAILEYYQNDDGTVTIPEPLRPYMDGQEVIEGHEKVGEAALGAGERE; encoded by the coding sequence ATGCTCGACCGGACTTATCTTCGCGAGAACCCCCAGGAGGTACGCGACGCGCTCGAGGCCCGCGGCGCCGACGTCGACCTCGACGACCTCCTCGAGATCGACGAACGGTGGCGAGAACTGAAAGCTCGCGGCGACGAACTGCGTCACGAGCGCAATCAGGTTACCCAACGAATCGGCGAATTAGTCGCCGACGGCAAACAAGACGAAAAGGACGAGGCGATCTCCCAGTCGAAGGAGCTGAAAGCCGAAATCGAAGACGTCGAAGACGAAGCCACCGAGTTGCGCGAGGAACTGGACGAGCGAATGCTCGAGGTTCCCCAACTCCCACACGAAAGCGTCCCGAAGGGTGTCGACGAGCGCCACAACGTCGAGGACCGACGCTGGGGCTTCGAGAACCTCCGCGTCGACGCCGACGAAATTACACCCCACTACGAACTCGGCGAGGATCTCGACATCATCGACGAGGCACGCGGCGCGAAGACGACGGGCTCTGGCTTTTACTTCCTCAAAGGCGACGGCGCACGACTCGAGCACGCCCTCGTCCAGTTCATGATGGACGTTCACCGCGAACAGGACTACGTCGATCTCTTCCCGCCGATTCCCGTCTCGAGCGAATCGATGCGCGGCACCGGCCAGCTCCCGAAGTTTGCGGACGACGCCTACCGACTCGGGGGAAGCAACGAGGAAGACTACGACGACGACGACCTCTGGCTCTGTCCGACCGCGGAGGTGCCCGTCACCAACATGTACAGCGAAGAGATCCTCCTCACGGACGACCTCCCGCTCAAACACCAGGCCTACACGCCGAACTTTCGCCGCGAGGCCGGCGAGCACGGCACCGAGACGCGCGGCATCGTCCGCGTCCACCAGTTCAACAAGGTCGAACTCGTCAACTTCGTCGAACCCGAGGAGAGCCACGACCGACTCGAGGGCCTGCTCTCGGAAGCCGAGGAAGTCCTGCGCCGACTGGAACTTCCGTACCGCATTCTCGAACTCTGTACCGGCGATCTGACCTTCGCGAGCGCGAAGACCTACGACATCGAAATCTGGGCTCCCGGCGACGACATGGACGACGGCCCCGAGGAGGGCGGGCGCTGGCTCGAGGTCTCGAGCGCCTCGAACTTCGAGGACTTTCAGGCCCGACGCGCCGGCCTGCGCTATCGCCCCGAGCGCCACGAGTCGGCCGAGTACCTCCACACCCTGAACGCCTCGGGACTGGCGCTGCCGCGGGTTATGGTGGCCATCCTCGAGTACTACCAGAACGACGACGGCACGGTGACGATTCCTGAACCGCTGCGGCCGTACATGGATGGACAGGAGGTTATCGAAGGCCACGAGAAGGTTGGAGAGGCTGCGCTCGGTGCGGGCGAACGGGAGTAA
- a CDS encoding potassium channel family protein produces MDPLEGEASSASVEYEPVSVKDVLVEMKDTAELLIDLSYSAVLHRNADLAHEVLRLEERMNVLELRARMSLMMAVRKPADAEELAPVLGIVAAADTISDAAGDIAKIVLEEMGLPDAMRAALPEAAETLVRGVVDPNSAYAGRTLADIDLESETGVRVIALRRGDEWLLNPGPETSIEGDDVALLRGPDPAIGEVCTELTGETFEPPTIDDPGIPDLERAVDTIVHMKNLSELAVDLAYSSVLFDSAELAEEVRNLEVEVDAMQSRFEAWTLRAAADANDPVVLRGLIRLGTSTEVISDAAVDISEGVLRDIDVHPVVQQAVQESDEIITRVEVEPESELDGTAVVAGVPDVESTMSVIAIRRPGDGWLLVADSDAELRGGDVLISKGTRTAADAFDALSTV; encoded by the coding sequence ATGGACCCGCTCGAGGGCGAAGCGTCGTCGGCATCGGTCGAGTACGAGCCCGTCAGCGTCAAGGACGTCCTCGTCGAGATGAAAGACACCGCGGAGTTGCTGATCGACCTCTCGTATTCGGCCGTCCTTCACCGAAACGCGGACCTCGCACACGAAGTGTTGCGCTTAGAAGAGCGAATGAACGTCCTCGAGCTTCGCGCGCGGATGAGCCTCATGATGGCCGTTCGGAAGCCGGCCGACGCGGAGGAACTCGCGCCGGTGTTAGGAATCGTCGCCGCAGCCGACACGATCAGCGACGCGGCCGGCGACATCGCGAAGATCGTCTTAGAGGAGATGGGACTGCCCGACGCGATGCGAGCGGCGCTTCCGGAAGCCGCGGAGACCCTCGTTCGCGGTGTCGTCGACCCGAACTCCGCGTACGCCGGCCGAACGCTCGCGGATATCGACCTCGAGTCCGAAACCGGCGTTCGCGTGATCGCCCTCCGTCGCGGAGACGAGTGGCTGCTCAACCCTGGCCCGGAGACATCCATCGAGGGGGATGACGTGGCGCTCCTTCGCGGCCCCGACCCGGCGATCGGCGAGGTTTGTACGGAACTCACCGGGGAGACGTTCGAGCCGCCGACGATCGACGATCCGGGCATTCCGGATCTCGAACGGGCGGTCGATACGATCGTCCACATGAAAAACCTCTCCGAGTTGGCGGTCGATCTGGCCTACAGCAGCGTGTTGTTCGACAGCGCGGAGTTGGCCGAGGAGGTCCGCAACCTCGAGGTCGAAGTCGACGCGATGCAATCGCGATTCGAGGCGTGGACGCTGCGCGCGGCGGCCGACGCGAACGACCCGGTCGTCTTGCGCGGGCTCATTCGACTCGGAACCAGCACGGAGGTCATCAGCGACGCGGCGGTCGACATCAGTGAGGGCGTCCTTCGTGATATCGACGTCCATCCGGTCGTCCAGCAGGCGGTTCAAGAGAGTGACGAGATCATTACTCGAGTCGAGGTCGAACCCGAGAGCGAACTCGACGGGACCGCCGTGGTCGCGGGCGTTCCCGACGTCGAGTCGACGATGTCGGTGATCGCGATTCGCCGTCCCGGCGACGGCTGGTTGTTGGTCGCGGATTCGGACGCGGAACTGCGCGGCGGCGACGTACTCATCTCGAAGGGGACGCGGACGGCCGCGGACGCGTTCGACGCGCTCTCGACGGTGTGA
- a CDS encoding magnesium transporter → MVVPQGSLGTWNWKSIVGNMFPLLIVLSAIVLWAGITLESAEEMIEEIAILAVMVPTMVDMGGNLGAILSSRLSTRFHLGTTELDPRDRELWADIAAVLALAVTIFTALAIGAGLLDTVLFGGTVGFPSLLFISLVSGMSVAVIAIIFSFAATYGSYRMGIDPDDTTIPIVTNVVDVFGMVIFIGVSAHVLGF, encoded by the coding sequence ATGGTCGTCCCACAGGGCTCACTCGGGACGTGGAACTGGAAGTCGATCGTCGGAAACATGTTTCCGCTGCTTATCGTGCTCTCGGCCATCGTCCTCTGGGCCGGCATCACCCTCGAATCCGCGGAGGAGATGATCGAGGAAATCGCCATCCTCGCGGTGATGGTGCCGACGATGGTCGACATGGGCGGAAATCTCGGTGCCATCCTGAGCTCTCGGCTGTCGACGCGCTTTCACCTGGGGACGACCGAACTCGATCCGCGCGATCGGGAACTCTGGGCTGACATCGCGGCGGTCCTCGCGCTCGCAGTGACGATATTCACGGCTCTCGCGATCGGTGCTGGTCTGCTTGACACCGTCCTCTTCGGCGGGACGGTCGGGTTTCCGTCGCTGCTATTCATCTCGCTCGTCAGCGGGATGTCCGTCGCCGTCATCGCGATTATCTTCAGTTTCGCCGCCACGTACGGCTCCTATCGGATGGGAATCGACCCCGACGACACGACGATTCCGATCGTCACCAACGTCGTCGACGTCTTCGGCATGGTCATCTTCATCGGCGTCTCGGCGCACGTCCTCGGATTCTAA
- a CDS encoding magnesium transporter, producing the protein MSVRGDVWSIYREALPILFIALSGGLFAGLVLEGLVDSIERFPGLFVMIPVFLATRGNVYGALGGRIASGLHQGLIEPHFEWNERLINAVLASFINGIGISVVIGALTWVALEWVLGWGDVAALYELVGIMLISGVLTSFVMIAGLLALIFAGYRHGYDPDNLVGPVVTTLGDIFGMLFLLFAVGTMEVLL; encoded by the coding sequence ATGAGCGTTCGCGGCGATGTCTGGTCTATCTACCGAGAAGCGCTCCCGATATTGTTCATCGCACTCAGTGGCGGGCTCTTCGCCGGACTCGTACTCGAAGGACTCGTCGATAGTATCGAACGGTTTCCCGGCCTCTTCGTCATGATTCCCGTGTTTCTTGCAACCCGCGGGAACGTCTACGGCGCACTCGGCGGCCGAATCGCCAGCGGGCTCCACCAGGGGCTGATCGAACCTCACTTCGAGTGGAACGAGCGGCTGATCAACGCCGTGCTGGCGTCGTTCATCAACGGCATCGGCATCTCGGTCGTTATCGGTGCGCTCACCTGGGTCGCCCTCGAGTGGGTGTTGGGCTGGGGCGACGTCGCCGCCCTGTACGAACTCGTCGGAATTATGTTGATCTCCGGCGTGTTGACCTCGTTCGTCATGATCGCCGGCTTGCTCGCGTTGATCTTCGCGGGCTATCGACACGGCTACGATCCGGACAACCTCGTCGGACCGGTCGTCACGACGCTCGGTGACATCTTCGGGATGTTGTTCTTGTTGTTCGCCGTCGGGACGATGGAGGTGTTGCTCTGA
- the mgtE gene encoding magnesium transporter — MGASNPDLEFHADRTAEMVDDEYVAVTQETFVDTAIEEFRAFEPESDETTVYYLYVTDNSGRLVGVMSLRELLNAPEDDVVEAHMSTDLITINADADPEYAASEMAERDFPALPVVDDDGVLVGVLRTDDMIEVVEEEATEDIMKSAGFSFADVETSRSSAILESSILKILRLRLPWLLVALAGGLTAGLVIEGFEETLEAIIVLGFFIPVIMDMGGNVGTQASTIFVRGLAVGHIDDRNAMRHFRREAGVGLTIGVIIGAIGSAAAYLYLMYVRGLEEPLATHGDVLSVSAVLFVSLAAVCTIASTVGYVVPWIAHKLGYDPAAVSDPLVTTVKDITALVIYFGMATLLLGHLV; from the coding sequence ATGGGGGCGAGTAATCCCGACCTCGAGTTCCACGCGGATCGCACAGCAGAGATGGTCGACGACGAGTACGTCGCCGTCACGCAGGAGACGTTCGTCGACACCGCGATCGAGGAGTTCCGCGCGTTCGAACCCGAATCCGACGAAACGACCGTCTATTATCTCTACGTCACCGACAACTCTGGCCGACTCGTCGGCGTCATGTCACTCCGGGAGCTGCTCAACGCACCCGAAGACGACGTCGTCGAGGCGCACATGTCGACCGACCTCATTACGATCAACGCCGACGCCGATCCGGAGTACGCCGCGAGCGAGATGGCCGAACGGGACTTCCCCGCCTTGCCGGTCGTCGACGACGACGGCGTGTTGGTCGGCGTGTTGCGAACCGACGACATGATCGAGGTCGTCGAGGAGGAAGCCACCGAGGATATCATGAAGAGCGCCGGCTTCTCGTTCGCTGACGTCGAAACGAGTCGATCTTCAGCGATCCTCGAGTCTTCGATTCTGAAGATCCTGCGACTGCGCCTGCCGTGGTTACTCGTCGCACTCGCCGGCGGGCTCACCGCCGGACTGGTCATCGAAGGCTTCGAGGAGACGCTCGAGGCCATCATCGTGCTCGGCTTCTTCATTCCCGTCATCATGGACATGGGCGGCAACGTCGGCACGCAGGCCTCGACGATTTTCGTCCGCGGCCTCGCCGTGGGTCACATCGACGACCGAAACGCGATGCGCCACTTCCGACGCGAGGCCGGCGTCGGACTGACGATCGGCGTCATCATCGGCGCGATCGGCTCCGCGGCGGCGTACCTGTATCTCATGTACGTCCGCGGACTCGAGGAACCGCTCGCGACCCACGGCGACGTGCTCTCCGTGAGCGCCGTGTTGTTCGTCTCCCTCGCGGCCGTCTGTACGATCGCGAGCACGGTCGGCTACGTCGTGCCGTGGATCGCCCACAAACTCGGGTACGACCCGGCGGCCGTCTCCGACCCGCTCGTCACGACGGTCAAGGACATCACCGCGCTGGTGATCTACTTCGGGATGGCGACGCTGCTGCTCGGTCATCTGGTCTGA
- a CDS encoding fluoride efflux transporter FluC: protein MSVEPIVALAFEPEPAHVVGTGGAIGALLRHWVYLQFSSERFPWPTLAVNVLGSFVFGLATFLGAGDTTIQLVGIGICGAFTTFSSFSVETVQLYERGDRLLAVANAAGNLALSLSAIGIAWGLVSVGLV, encoded by the coding sequence GTGAGCGTCGAGCCGATCGTCGCCCTCGCGTTCGAGCCCGAACCGGCACACGTCGTCGGCACCGGCGGCGCGATCGGGGCGCTCTTGCGCCACTGGGTCTACCTCCAGTTCTCGAGCGAGCGCTTCCCGTGGCCGACGCTCGCGGTCAACGTGCTCGGCAGCTTCGTCTTCGGACTGGCGACGTTCCTGGGCGCGGGAGACACGACGATTCAGCTGGTCGGCATCGGTATCTGCGGGGCGTTTACGACCTTCTCGTCGTTTTCCGTCGAAACCGTCCAACTGTACGAACGCGGCGACCGACTCCTCGCCGTGGCGAACGCTGCGGGCAACCTGGCCCTCTCGCTGAGCGCGATCGGCATCGCCTGGGGACTCGTCTCGGTTGGACTGGTCTGA
- a CDS encoding fluoride efflux transporter FluC, translating to MAAHPLVRLETLALIAIGGFAGANLRYFALGAFTEIQAVLLANVFGCFLLGFLVYEAEYTGYVGSRSRTVFTTGFLSSLTTYSTFAVQSALAADPLLFVAIVAGNYGLGFAAVLASRELARQLRDSDDAAATEGETA from the coding sequence ATGGCAGCCCACCCCCTCGTTCGACTCGAGACGCTCGCACTGATCGCCATCGGCGGCTTCGCCGGCGCGAACCTCCGGTACTTCGCACTCGGCGCGTTCACCGAAATACAGGCCGTTTTGCTGGCCAACGTGTTCGGCTGCTTCCTGCTCGGCTTTCTCGTCTACGAAGCCGAGTACACGGGATACGTTGGAAGCAGATCCCGAACCGTCTTCACGACCGGTTTTCTCTCGTCGCTGACGACCTACAGCACGTTCGCCGTCCAGTCGGCCCTGGCGGCCGATCCGCTCTTGTTCGTCGCGATCGTCGCCGGCAACTACGGACTCGGCTTCGCCGCCGTCCTCGCGAGTCGCGAACTCGCGCGCCAGCTTCGCGACAGTGATGACGCCGCTGCAACCGAGGGTGAGACGGCGTGA
- a CDS encoding cation diffusion facilitator family transporter, with protein sequence MASAEDERRGFTRASWVNVLGNAAKIVVEGAVGLAFGSVALLADAAHSIADLVASGVVLIWGRSSFDEPDDTHPHGHDRIEPLTALFVGAMIALLGLNLLYESFQGILHGVDVVFHPLLLGALAFAILDMYLVYRYTSLVNEDIDSTALKALATDCLNDIYTSFAAVVGVIGVLLGFPLLDPLAGALVSVLVVYQGVEISRENVDYLIGAAPHPEKRGEITEALRDHPNVQGVHDLTVFYDGPVLEVEVHVEVDGDMPFRQAHDIESDLIDRLRALEDVGDAHVHLDPSGIGEWKDCRDDR encoded by the coding sequence ATGGCAAGCGCCGAGGACGAGCGACGCGGGTTTACTCGAGCGTCGTGGGTGAACGTCCTCGGCAACGCGGCGAAGATCGTCGTCGAGGGGGCCGTCGGACTGGCCTTCGGCAGCGTCGCGCTGCTCGCCGACGCGGCGCACTCGATCGCGGACCTGGTCGCGAGCGGCGTGGTCTTGATCTGGGGGCGCAGTTCCTTCGACGAACCCGACGATACGCACCCCCACGGTCACGATCGAATCGAACCGCTGACCGCGCTGTTCGTCGGCGCGATGATCGCCCTCCTCGGATTGAACTTGCTCTACGAATCGTTTCAGGGGATCCTTCACGGCGTCGACGTCGTCTTTCACCCGCTCTTGCTCGGTGCGCTGGCGTTCGCGATCCTCGACATGTACCTCGTCTACCGCTACACGTCGCTCGTCAACGAGGACATCGACTCGACGGCGCTCAAGGCGCTCGCGACGGACTGTCTGAACGATATCTACACCTCCTTCGCCGCCGTCGTCGGCGTCATCGGCGTGTTGCTCGGCTTTCCGCTGCTCGATCCCCTCGCCGGCGCACTCGTGAGCGTGCTGGTCGTCTATCAGGGCGTCGAAATTAGCCGCGAGAACGTCGATTACCTCATCGGTGCGGCACCCCACCCCGAGAAGCGAGGCGAGATCACCGAAGCGCTTCGTGACCATCCCAACGTGCAGGGCGTTCACGATCTGACCGTCTTCTACGACGGTCCCGTCCTCGAGGTCGAAGTGCACGTCGAGGTCGACGGCGACATGCCGTTCCGACAGGCACACGACATCGAGTCGGACCTGATCGATCGACTCCGCGCGCTCGAGGACGTCGGTGACGCACACGTCCACCTCGATCCCTCTGGGATCGGCGAGTGGAAAGACTGTCGAGACGACCGCTGA
- a CDS encoding sensor histidine kinase has translation MNSVGTLCQTVRAKLAWLISGFGLLSIALFLGWVVWFRSVLDTTAVALSVGTIAVPAVGLVWGGYRLERSQIGVGRYCRVVYWTTAVGLGFLAINLAMIVLFPWYSFAGDVAWAHFAVNIGAVAGFTFGFIEARAIQREVEATAAAVRAERLEDEREVLTYLNDLLRHEVLNSAQIINGHASLILEETSGEHRHRSSLETIDRESEALTDVIDDVRAMLNASQTRDPTTSVDLSALVREEGRSFDERFDELEIETSIPDDVAVSANSGVKWIVINLLENAIEHNDSDTPRVALTVATTADAATVEVADNGPGISEETQQTLFERKSRNHGLGLYLVKILTNRYGGRVELSETGPDGSRFTVTLPLADTDGRGANDTGEADDTDNTDVTDDTGESASTNRSARTAAGDG, from the coding sequence ATGAACAGCGTTGGCACACTCTGTCAGACAGTCCGGGCGAAGCTAGCGTGGCTCATCAGCGGGTTCGGTCTGCTCTCGATCGCGCTCTTTCTCGGCTGGGTGGTCTGGTTTCGTTCGGTACTCGATACGACGGCTGTCGCGCTCAGCGTGGGCACGATCGCCGTTCCCGCCGTCGGACTCGTCTGGGGCGGGTACCGCCTCGAGCGAAGCCAGATCGGCGTCGGTCGCTACTGTCGAGTCGTCTACTGGACGACAGCCGTCGGACTCGGATTTTTGGCGATCAATCTCGCGATGATCGTCCTCTTTCCGTGGTACTCATTCGCCGGCGACGTCGCCTGGGCGCACTTCGCCGTAAACATTGGCGCAGTCGCCGGATTCACGTTCGGATTCATCGAAGCCCGAGCGATCCAGCGCGAAGTCGAAGCGACGGCAGCGGCCGTCAGGGCGGAGCGACTCGAGGACGAACGCGAGGTGTTGACGTATCTGAACGACCTCCTTCGTCACGAAGTGCTCAACAGCGCCCAGATCATCAACGGGCACGCCTCGTTGATACTCGAGGAGACGAGCGGTGAGCACCGCCACCGATCGAGTCTCGAGACGATCGATCGCGAGAGCGAGGCGCTCACCGACGTGATCGACGACGTGCGAGCGATGTTGAACGCCAGTCAAACGCGGGACCCGACGACGAGCGTCGACTTGAGCGCGCTGGTACGCGAAGAGGGACGGTCTTTTGACGAACGGTTCGACGAACTCGAGATCGAGACGTCGATTCCCGACGACGTGGCCGTCAGCGCAAACAGTGGCGTGAAGTGGATCGTCATCAACCTCCTCGAGAACGCCATCGAGCACAACGATAGCGACACACCACGCGTCGCACTCACGGTGGCGACGACGGCCGACGCGGCGACTGTCGAAGTCGCGGACAACGGTCCGGGAATTTCTGAGGAGACACAGCAGACGCTGTTCGAGCGAAAGTCACGAAACCACGGGTTAGGACTGTATCTTGTCAAAATTCTGACGAATCGGTACGGCGGTCGCGTCGAGTTGAGCGAGACCGGCCCCGACGGCTCGAGGTTCACCGTTACGTTGCCGCTGGCCGATACCGACGGTCGTGGTGCGAACGATACCGGCGAGGCGGACGATACTGACAACACGGACGTAACTGACGACACGGGTGAGTCGGCATCGACGAACCGATCCGCGAGGACTGCTGCCGGCGACGGGTAA
- a CDS encoding MBL fold metallo-hydrolase — MDSAIGDVQEVTAGECTDCYFVDTGMYETSGYGGVYIVDDDNPAVVETGLGTNHDLILEALEELEIAREDLAAIVVTHIHLDHAGGAGFLAEACPNADVYVPAPGTSLLADPSKLVAGTKAAVGDQWQYYVDPRPIDEDRIVSVEDGDVIDLGTHELRAHHAPGHAFHQLVYEDPANDAVFAGDAAGIWAPGPETITETSPPSDFDLEECLADVEMLQELDPDVLLYTHFGARDVGDDAEAALEEYATVLTEWVAEVESKREELGDDEAVIEHFAASSEMAGTWGEEKASAEAVMNARGVLGYLDANE; from the coding sequence ATGGATTCGGCTATCGGCGACGTACAGGAAGTGACGGCGGGCGAGTGTACTGACTGCTATTTTGTGGACACTGGTATGTACGAGACGTCCGGCTACGGTGGCGTCTACATCGTCGACGACGACAACCCGGCCGTCGTCGAGACGGGACTCGGGACGAACCACGACCTCATTCTCGAGGCACTCGAGGAACTCGAGATCGCCCGCGAGGACCTCGCGGCGATCGTCGTCACGCACATCCACCTCGATCACGCCGGCGGCGCCGGATTCCTCGCCGAGGCGTGCCCGAACGCGGACGTCTACGTCCCCGCACCTGGAACCTCGCTGCTCGCGGACCCCTCGAAATTAGTCGCCGGAACGAAAGCCGCCGTCGGTGACCAGTGGCAGTACTACGTCGACCCGCGTCCCATCGACGAGGATCGAATCGTCAGCGTCGAGGACGGGGACGTCATCGACCTCGGGACGCACGAACTCCGGGCCCACCACGCCCCCGGCCACGCGTTCCACCAACTGGTCTACGAAGATCCCGCGAACGACGCCGTCTTCGCCGGCGACGCCGCGGGTATCTGGGCACCCGGCCCGGAGACGATCACGGAGACCTCTCCGCCCTCCGATTTCGACCTCGAGGAGTGTCTCGCGGACGTCGAGATGCTCCAGGAACTCGACCCGGACGTGCTCCTCTACACCCACTTCGGCGCGCGAGACGTCGGCGACGACGCCGAGGCCGCACTCGAGGAGTACGCCACCGTCCTCACCGAGTGGGTCGCGGAAGTCGAATCGAAACGGGAGGAACTCGGGGACGACGAGGCCGTCATCGAGCACTTCGCGGCCTCGAGCGAGATGGCCGGCACTTGGGGAGAAGAAAAAGCGAGTGCGGAAGCGGTGATGAACGCGCGTGGCGTTCTCGGCTATCTCGACGCCAACGAGTAA
- a CDS encoding AMP-dependent synthetase/ligase, translated as MSWRDAEREYEDEVIGETTLGRLFEDTVERNANRPAQQYKGGIYDRSLTDSVLPAADAGEFRSISYSEMRDLVRNLSAGFHDLGVGQGDRVGLFANTRMEWAQCDFALLSAGAVITTVYTSSSPDQVEYLLDDPDASAVVVENENLLEKVLTVEDDLDLEFIVSMDELSGYDDRDDILTLADVYERGEETFDLEAHQERVDAPEMDDLASLIYTSGTTGQPKGVQLTHKNFRSNVNAVRKRFAPRPDKPDDVPALDEDSLAMSYLPLAHVFERTAGHFVLFATGACVAYAENPDTLQEDFATVQPTTATSVPRVYEKIYDGIREQASESGAKRRIFEWATDVGVEYQRADSPGPILKAKQRLADKLVFSTVREALGGEIELLISGGGSLSPELCQLYHAMGLPIYEGYGLTETSPVVSTNPPEAVEIGTIGPALPGVELDVDESVADQEAFTDDPGDVGELLVNGPNVTQGYWNKPGATEGAFTEDDDGERWFRTGDIVHLRPDGYLEFRDRVKQIIVLSTGKNVAPGPIEDGFAASEVVEQCMVVGNDEKYIGALVVPNTEHIRDWAEEEGIDLPDDLEEMCDDERVREYVGEEVQRVNEDFEKHETIKRFELVPQEFTEENEMLTPTMKKKRRVILDEFDDRVDRIYEDE; from the coding sequence ATGAGTTGGCGGGATGCCGAACGAGAGTACGAGGACGAGGTAATCGGGGAGACGACACTTGGCCGCCTGTTCGAGGATACCGTCGAACGGAACGCGAACCGGCCGGCCCAGCAGTACAAGGGCGGAATCTACGACCGGTCGTTGACCGATTCGGTCCTTCCGGCCGCCGATGCCGGCGAGTTTCGCTCGATTTCGTACTCCGAGATGCGCGACCTCGTCCGCAATCTATCGGCAGGGTTTCACGACCTCGGAGTCGGTCAGGGCGATCGAGTCGGACTCTTCGCCAATACGCGAATGGAGTGGGCCCAGTGTGACTTCGCACTCCTGAGTGCGGGTGCCGTCATCACCACCGTCTACACGAGTTCCTCGCCCGACCAAGTCGAGTACCTCCTCGACGACCCGGACGCCTCCGCCGTCGTCGTCGAAAACGAGAACCTCCTCGAGAAGGTTCTCACGGTCGAAGACGACCTCGACCTCGAGTTCATCGTCTCGATGGACGAGCTGTCGGGCTACGACGACCGCGACGACATCCTAACTCTCGCAGACGTTTACGAGCGCGGCGAGGAGACGTTCGACCTCGAGGCTCACCAGGAACGCGTCGACGCGCCCGAGATGGACGATCTGGCGAGCCTGATCTACACGAGCGGAACGACGGGTCAGCCGAAGGGCGTCCAGTTGACCCACAAGAACTTTCGCTCGAACGTCAACGCGGTCCGAAAACGGTTCGCGCCGCGGCCGGACAAGCCCGACGATGTCCCGGCGCTCGACGAGGACTCGCTGGCGATGTCGTACCTGCCGCTGGCACACGTTTTCGAGCGGACGGCGGGACACTTCGTCCTCTTCGCGACCGGGGCGTGCGTCGCCTACGCGGAGAATCCGGACACCTTACAGGAGGACTTCGCGACCGTTCAGCCGACGACGGCGACGAGCGTTCCGCGGGTCTACGAGAAGATCTACGACGGGATTCGCGAACAGGCGAGCGAGTCCGGCGCTAAACGGCGCATCTTCGAGTGGGCGACCGACGTCGGCGTCGAGTACCAGCGAGCGGACTCGCCCGGACCGATCCTGAAAGCGAAGCAGCGCCTCGCGGACAAACTGGTCTTTTCGACCGTTCGCGAGGCGCTCGGCGGGGAGATCGAGTTGCTGATCAGCGGCGGCGGCAGCCTCTCGCCCGAACTCTGTCAGCTTTATCACGCGATGGGGCTGCCGATCTACGAAGGCTACGGCCTCACCGAAACGTCGCCGGTCGTTTCGACGAACCCGCCGGAAGCGGTCGAGATCGGCACCATCGGTCCGGCGCTGCCCGGCGTCGAACTGGACGTCGACGAGAGCGTCGCGGACCAGGAGGCGTTTACGGACGATCCCGGCGACGTCGGCGAACTCCTCGTCAACGGCCCCAACGTCACGCAGGGGTACTGGAACAAACCCGGCGCGACCGAGGGGGCGTTCACGGAAGACGACGACGGCGAGCGCTGGTTCCGAACGGGCGACATCGTTCACCTCCGACCCGACGGCTACCTCGAGTTCCGCGACCGGGTGAAACAGATCATCGTCCTCTCGACGGGGAAGAACGTCGCCCCTGGGCCGATCGAGGACGGCTTCGCGGCCAGCGAGGTCGTCGAGCAGTGTATGGTCGTCGGCAACGACGAGAAGTACATCGGCGCGCTGGTCGTCCCCAATACGGAGCACATCCGCGACTGGGCCGAGGAGGAGGGTATCGACCTTCCCGACGACCTCGAGGAGATGTGCGACGACGAGCGCGTCCGCGAGTACGTCGGCGAGGAAGTCCAGCGAGTCAACGAGGACTTCGAGAAACACGAGACGATCAAGCGCTTCGAACTCGTCCCACAGGAGTTCACGGAAGAAAACGAGATGCTGACACCGACGATGAAGAAGAAGCGCCGCGTCATCTTAGACGAGTTCGACGACCGCGTGGATCGGATCTACGAGGACGAGTAG